The following are encoded in a window of Verrucomicrobiota bacterium genomic DNA:
- a CDS encoding carbohydrate binding domain-containing protein encodes MRALLIKTTVLAAAVLAMATAFSASSKNLVPNGDFEQGMDAPAPWDPLPDDGTVRWATDNAEHGKVIRFSLTTAVAEGPGVLWYSGAIPVEHGRTYRFSVDVKSLGPVPRPFIKGYAPMPDASGTVEARPLYQKQSKFDVGGEWETISFDFVPQNASTHPDAKIRWVRIMLYAYLKPGDCYWDNACITEVASKLPNGAFENGDSSPEGWTPLPDDGSVRWERDARSGKCLIIAPPDGKRTTYASQAHRVTMGYTYRFSVDVKAHGCTPELVVEGLVPSKTPEAFDLRTTYEPKPFDGGRNWTTWQFDFTVERPEHPGPANAVRWVRVQLGASGGPGKVYFDNVRLEPVQLATREQGKQKW; translated from the coding sequence ATGCGCGCCCTGCTCATTAAGACAACCGTCCTTGCCGCCGCGGTGCTCGCGATGGCGACTGCGTTCTCGGCCTCCTCCAAGAACCTCGTGCCCAACGGCGACTTCGAGCAGGGGATGGACGCGCCTGCGCCGTGGGATCCGTTGCCCGACGACGGCACGGTGCGCTGGGCGACCGACAACGCCGAGCACGGCAAGGTTATCCGGTTCAGCCTGACCACGGCAGTGGCCGAAGGCCCCGGCGTGCTCTGGTACAGCGGCGCCATCCCCGTTGAGCACGGCAGAACCTACCGCTTCAGCGTCGACGTGAAGAGCTTGGGCCCCGTGCCGCGCCCGTTCATCAAGGGCTACGCGCCGATGCCCGACGCAAGCGGCACGGTCGAAGCGCGCCCGCTCTATCAGAAGCAGAGCAAGTTTGACGTCGGCGGCGAGTGGGAGACCATCTCATTCGACTTCGTGCCACAGAACGCCTCTACCCATCCCGACGCAAAGATCCGCTGGGTGCGCATCATGCTCTACGCCTACCTCAAGCCCGGCGACTGCTACTGGGACAACGCGTGCATCACGGAGGTGGCAAGCAAGCTGCCGAACGGCGCCTTCGAGAACGGCGACAGCTCCCCCGAGGGCTGGACGCCACTGCCCGACGACGGATCGGTCCGCTGGGAGCGCGACGCGCGCAGCGGGAAGTGCCTCATCATTGCTCCGCCCGACGGCAAGCGCACGACGTACGCGAGCCAGGCGCATCGCGTCACGATGGGCTACACCTACCGCTTCTCCGTGGACGTGAAGGCGCACGGGTGCACGCCCGAGCTGGTCGTCGAGGGACTTGTGCCGTCGAAGACGCCGGAGGCGTTCGATCTCCGCACAACGTACGAGCCGAAGCCATTCGACGGCGGACGCAACTGGACGACGTGGCAGTTCGATTTCACCGTCGAGCGGCCCGAACACCCGGGCCCGGCAAACGCGGTGCGCTGGGTGCGCGTTCAACTCGGTGCGAGCGGCGGGCCGGGCAAGGTCTACTTCGACAACGTGCGCCTCGAGCCCGTACAGCTCGCGACGCGAGAACAAGGGAAGCAGAAGTGGTAG
- a CDS encoding AAA family ATPase, translating into MAEQLTRMGDVEILESFAARRKAIEREMRKIIVGQGEIINHLLTAVLAGGHCLIIGVPGLAKTLIIKTLAQTFNLKFSRIQFTPDLMPADIIGTEYIEDMTVSKMSFIKGPIFANVILADEINRTPPKTQSALLEVMQEHQITVAGTTYHVELPFFVLATQNPIEQEGTYPLPEAQQDRFMFSLNIDYPTREEEIVVIESTTAKLDYAIEPVLDGPEVLRLQEVVRNMPVSRHIVEYATELARASRPTDEHALNFVKEYVSWGAGPRAAQYMVLGIKARAVLEGRVNISCADVRAIAKPVMRHRIFTNFNADADSVSVDDVIDKLMQTVPEPRG; encoded by the coding sequence ATGGCAGAGCAACTGACACGCATGGGCGACGTCGAGATTCTCGAATCGTTCGCGGCACGGCGCAAGGCGATCGAGCGCGAGATGCGCAAGATCATCGTCGGCCAGGGCGAGATCATCAACCACCTGCTTACGGCGGTGCTCGCAGGCGGTCACTGCCTGATCATCGGCGTGCCGGGGCTGGCCAAGACGCTTATCATCAAAACGCTCGCTCAGACGTTCAACCTCAAGTTCAGCCGCATCCAGTTCACACCCGACCTCATGCCGGCCGACATCATCGGCACCGAGTACATCGAGGATATGACGGTCTCGAAGATGAGCTTCATCAAAGGCCCGATCTTCGCCAACGTCATCCTCGCCGATGAGATCAACCGCACGCCGCCCAAGACGCAGTCCGCGCTTCTCGAAGTGATGCAGGAGCACCAGATCACCGTAGCCGGCACGACGTACCACGTCGAGCTGCCGTTCTTCGTCCTCGCGACGCAGAACCCGATCGAGCAGGAAGGCACGTACCCGCTGCCCGAGGCGCAGCAGGATCGCTTCATGTTCAGCCTCAACATCGACTACCCGACGCGCGAGGAGGAGATCGTCGTCATCGAGTCCACGACGGCCAAGCTCGACTACGCGATCGAGCCGGTGCTCGACGGGCCCGAAGTGCTGCGTCTCCAAGAAGTCGTGCGCAACATGCCGGTGTCTCGTCACATCGTCGAGTACGCGACCGAACTCGCCCGCGCCTCGCGCCCGACCGACGAACACGCGCTCAACTTCGTCAAGGAATACGTCTCGTGGGGCGCCGGGCCGCGCGCCGCGCAGTACATGGTCCTGGGCATCAAGGCGCGCGCCGTGCTCGAGGGGCGCGTCAACATCTCGTGCGCCGACGTGCGCGCCATCGCCAAGCCCGTGATGCGCCACCGCATCTTCACGAACTTCAACGCGGACGCCGACAGCGTCAGCGTCGACGACGTGATCGACAAGCTCATGCAGACCGTGCCCGAGCCGCGGGGCTAG
- a CDS encoding DUF4159 domain-containing protein, translated as MKTRHIVSAVVGLAVLATTITTVYATSCGPPPSSSPQRIKGGESFPPLPLPVTPLRRTEKKRPPSPPVLVVKVRWGAMVKGEKDGKPYFYEDWTTDPNDIKNLLKTTTTILDIPYTSREMPLDEFDFDPAQTPVLYFTGHEAISFSDGQRAKLRAYVVQGGTIWGDACCGSDDFATAFRNEMGHVFPTQPLRILPVDHPIYSIYYTVTRARYKIDARFSTDVPKLEGISIGCRAAVIFSPYDLSCGWDNHTHDTGKRYDVADANRLGINMTAYALAYYKTGLMLRHRVEYAKAGPTGDNDFFIGKIVHDGDWDTDPNALQNLMLAAGRATKVKVNFQERPVELVKADLFDFPFLYMSGHDSFTLSDEEIGALRKYLEGGGFLLADACCGRAGFDLSFRKLATALFPDAALERLPDDHEIFKVHATINTVQYTPLVQAEKPGFASPHLEGVTLDGRLVLVYSRYDLGNGWEQIPHPHTRGVASSDAFKIGINAIIYTMTH; from the coding sequence ATGAAGACCCGACATATCGTCTCCGCGGTGGTTGGGCTTGCCGTGCTCGCCACAACGATCACAACGGTGTACGCGACGAGCTGTGGCCCGCCGCCCAGCTCGAGTCCGCAACGCATCAAGGGCGGCGAGAGCTTCCCGCCCCTGCCCCTGCCGGTAACACCCCTGCGCCGCACCGAGAAGAAACGCCCGCCGTCGCCGCCGGTCCTCGTCGTCAAGGTCCGCTGGGGCGCCATGGTCAAAGGCGAGAAGGACGGCAAGCCATACTTCTACGAGGACTGGACCACCGACCCGAACGACATCAAGAACCTGCTCAAGACCACAACGACGATTCTCGACATCCCGTACACGTCGCGCGAGATGCCGCTCGACGAGTTCGACTTCGACCCGGCGCAGACGCCCGTCCTCTACTTCACGGGCCACGAGGCGATCTCGTTCAGCGACGGGCAACGTGCAAAACTGCGTGCCTACGTCGTGCAGGGCGGCACGATCTGGGGCGATGCGTGCTGCGGCTCGGACGACTTCGCCACGGCGTTCCGCAACGAGATGGGCCACGTCTTCCCGACGCAGCCGCTGCGGATCCTCCCCGTCGACCACCCGATCTACTCGATCTACTACACGGTGACGCGGGCAAGATACAAGATCGATGCACGATTCAGCACCGACGTGCCGAAGCTCGAAGGCATCAGCATCGGATGCCGCGCCGCGGTCATCTTCTCGCCCTACGACCTGAGCTGCGGCTGGGATAACCACACCCACGACACCGGCAAGCGATACGACGTTGCCGACGCGAACCGCCTCGGCATCAACATGACCGCCTACGCGCTTGCCTACTACAAGACCGGCCTCATGCTGCGCCATCGCGTCGAGTACGCGAAAGCCGGGCCGACGGGCGATAACGACTTTTTCATCGGCAAGATCGTTCACGACGGCGATTGGGACACCGACCCGAACGCGCTGCAGAACCTCATGCTCGCCGCCGGCCGCGCGACGAAGGTCAAGGTCAACTTCCAGGAGCGGCCCGTCGAGCTCGTAAAGGCCGACCTGTTCGACTTCCCGTTCCTCTACATGTCGGGCCACGACAGCTTCACGCTGTCCGACGAAGAGATCGGTGCGTTGCGCAAGTACCTCGAGGGCGGCGGCTTCCTGCTCGCCGACGCCTGTTGTGGCCGTGCGGGATTCGACCTCTCGTTCCGCAAGCTCGCCACCGCGTTGTTTCCAGACGCGGCACTCGAGCGCCTGCCCGACGACCACGAGATCTTCAAGGTGCATGCGACGATCAACACGGTCCAGTACACACCGCTTGTGCAGGCCGAGAAGCCCGGCTTCGCCTCGCCGCACCTCGAGGGCGTCACGCTCGACGGCCGTCTCGTGCTCGTCTATTCGAGATACGACCTTGGCAACGGCTGGGAGCAGATCCCGCACCCGCACACACGTGGCGTGGCGAGCAGCGACGCGTTCAAGATCGGCATCAACGCGATCATCTACACAATGACGCATTGA
- a CDS encoding phosphoribosylglycinamide formyltransferase — MKLGILASHGGSNAQAIIDNVRTGAINAEIAVVVSNNAHAQVLERARTAGVPGDVVNAVRYPGEGAEDRALVEVLRRHGVELVVLAGYMKRLGPAMLDAFRNRIVNIHPALLPRHGGEGKYGIHVHESVIASGDTETGVTVHLVDEQYDHGAILGQTKLPVEPGDTPETLQRRVLEIEHEFYSEIIGKIADGTIKLA, encoded by the coding sequence CTGAAGCTTGGGATTCTCGCGTCGCACGGTGGCTCAAACGCGCAGGCGATCATTGACAACGTGCGCACCGGGGCGATCAATGCGGAGATCGCCGTAGTCGTGTCGAACAACGCGCATGCGCAGGTACTCGAGCGGGCGAGGACGGCCGGCGTGCCGGGCGACGTGGTCAACGCCGTGCGCTATCCAGGCGAGGGCGCCGAGGACCGCGCGCTTGTTGAGGTATTGCGCCGCCACGGCGTCGAGCTCGTTGTGCTCGCCGGGTACATGAAGAGGCTCGGGCCGGCTATGCTCGACGCGTTCCGCAATCGGATCGTTAACATCCATCCCGCGCTATTGCCCAGACACGGCGGCGAGGGCAAGTACGGCATCCATGTGCACGAGTCGGTGATCGCGTCAGGCGACACGGAGACGGGCGTGACCGTGCACCTCGTTGACGAGCAGTACGACCACGGCGCGATTCTGGGGCAGACCAAGCTGCCCGTCGAGCCTGGCGATACACCCGAGACACTCCAGCGGCGCGTGCTTGAGATCGAGCACGAGTTCTACTCGGAGATCATCGGCAAGATCGCCGACGGAACGATCAAGCTCGCATGA
- a CDS encoding endonuclease III — MKITTAIRALEKAYGEKVRTRLDDPLESLVLTVLSQNTNDVNRDRAYDTMRERFPTWDDVATASARKLADAIRVGGIANVKSVRIQRILRQIKEQFGGYDLTALRERPPEEVEAILGGFDGVGLKTVKVVQVFALGQDVFPVDTHIFRLSKRMGFVEQKATRERAHEVMGRLVPAPKAYSFHLNMIEHGRRVCRAPRALCGACMLRRSCPKVGVPVEEMERR; from the coding sequence ATGAAGATCACGACGGCGATACGGGCGCTGGAGAAGGCGTACGGCGAGAAGGTCAGGACGCGGCTCGACGATCCGCTCGAGTCGCTGGTCCTCACCGTGCTGTCGCAGAACACGAATGACGTGAACCGCGACCGCGCCTACGACACGATGCGCGAGCGCTTCCCGACGTGGGATGACGTGGCGACGGCGTCGGCGCGCAAGCTGGCGGATGCGATTCGCGTCGGCGGGATCGCCAACGTCAAGAGCGTTCGCATCCAGCGCATCCTGCGCCAGATCAAGGAGCAGTTCGGCGGGTACGACCTGACGGCACTTCGCGAGCGACCACCCGAGGAGGTGGAAGCGATTCTCGGTGGGTTCGACGGCGTGGGGCTCAAGACGGTCAAGGTCGTGCAGGTGTTCGCGCTCGGTCAGGACGTGTTCCCCGTCGATACGCACATCTTCCGGCTATCGAAACGGATGGGCTTTGTCGAGCAGAAGGCGACTCGCGAGCGGGCGCACGAGGTGATGGGCCGCCTCGTCCCGGCGCCGAAGGCGTACTCGTTTCACCTCAATATGATCGAACACGGCCGGCGCGTGTGCAGGGCGCCGCGGGCGCTGTGCGGCGCGTGCATGCTCAGGCGGTCGTGTCCGAAAGTCGGCGTGCCCGTGGAAGAGATGGAGAGGCGATGA
- a CDS encoding 4Fe-4S binding protein gives MKQLRYLRNVSTLKLDVETCIGCGMCTIVCPHAVFVIEDSKARIVDLDACMECGACAVNCPVDAIAVRSGVGCATGVIQGALQRTEPTCGCSDKSSCC, from the coding sequence ATGAAGCAGCTCAGATACCTGCGAAACGTCTCGACCCTCAAGCTCGACGTGGAGACCTGCATCGGCTGTGGCATGTGCACCATCGTCTGCCCGCATGCCGTGTTTGTCATCGAGGACAGCAAAGCGCGCATCGTCGATCTTGACGCCTGCATGGAATGCGGCGCGTGCGCGGTCAACTGCCCCGTCGACGCGATCGCCGTGCGCTCCGGCGTGGGCTGCGCCACGGGTGTCATTCAAGGTGCGCTCCAGCGCACTGAGCCCACGTGCGGCTGCTCAGACAAGTCGTCCTGCTGCTGA
- a CDS encoding acetyl-CoA synthase subunit gamma, protein MGGQEESGRREGAQSCCSSGRRPQDVGPCCGGVSFALRAGAGAPATPWIEGIVATPAGGVPRVTTKLTRSDRLGGWKARWALGRMRYSVEPGLYAVGSPTSESPVFVSANHKMSLDRLRSNLDGRDGWILVLDTQGINVWCAAGKGTFGTDELVHRVQAVRLDEVVSHNALIVPQLGATGVSAHAVKERSGYTVVYGPVRAEDLPAFLDAGMKAAPGMRRVRFNVRDRLVLIPVELVMALKFVLIIATAFLVLAGLGRDGFSIGRLGTAGVGYAMLFFSAFVACCVLLPALLPWLPGRAFSTKGVWIGLIVGGASVALGAVARADVFGSWPASIGWILFVVAVASFSALNFTGATTYTSLSGVRREMRVALPLQIACAAAGVALWLVARFI, encoded by the coding sequence ATGGGCGGTCAGGAGGAAAGCGGGCGGCGTGAGGGGGCACAGTCATGCTGCTCTTCGGGCCGGCGTCCGCAGGACGTCGGGCCGTGCTGTGGCGGGGTGTCGTTCGCGCTCCGCGCGGGTGCCGGCGCGCCCGCTACGCCATGGATCGAGGGCATCGTGGCGACGCCCGCCGGCGGCGTGCCGCGTGTGACGACGAAGCTGACGCGCTCCGATCGGCTCGGCGGCTGGAAGGCGCGGTGGGCGCTCGGCCGGATGCGCTACAGCGTTGAGCCGGGGCTGTACGCGGTGGGATCGCCGACGTCGGAGTCGCCCGTATTCGTCTCCGCGAACCACAAGATGAGCCTCGACCGGCTGCGCTCGAACCTTGACGGGCGTGACGGCTGGATCCTCGTGCTCGACACACAAGGCATCAACGTCTGGTGCGCGGCGGGCAAGGGCACGTTCGGCACGGACGAGCTTGTGCACCGGGTCCAGGCCGTGCGCCTCGACGAGGTTGTGTCGCACAACGCGCTTATTGTGCCGCAGCTCGGTGCGACGGGCGTGAGCGCGCACGCGGTGAAGGAACGGAGCGGCTACACGGTCGTCTATGGCCCCGTGCGGGCGGAGGACCTGCCGGCATTTCTCGACGCGGGGATGAAGGCAGCGCCCGGGATGCGGCGCGTGCGCTTCAACGTGCGCGACCGGCTCGTGCTGATTCCCGTCGAGCTTGTCATGGCGCTCAAGTTCGTGCTCATCATCGCCACGGCGTTTCTTGTCCTGGCGGGGTTGGGGCGCGACGGGTTCTCTATCGGGCGGCTTGGTACGGCTGGTGTCGGGTACGCCATGCTGTTCTTTTCGGCGTTTGTGGCGTGCTGCGTGCTGTTGCCGGCGCTATTGCCGTGGTTGCCTGGCCGCGCGTTCTCGACGAAGGGAGTCTGGATCGGCCTGATCGTGGGCGGTGCCTCGGTCGCTTTGGGCGCTGTTGCCCGCGCCGACGTGTTCGGGAGCTGGCCCGCCTCAATCGGCTGGATCCTGTTCGTGGTCGCCGTGGCAAGCTTCAGCGCACTGAACTTCACCGGCGCGACGACGTACACTTCACTCTCCGGGGTGAGGCGTGAGATGCGCGTCGCGCTGCCCCTGCAGATCGCGTGCGCCGCCGCCGGCGTGGCGCTCTGGCTCGTTGCACGGTTCATCTAG
- a CDS encoding helix-turn-helix transcriptional regulator, protein MSKHRRISTAHLAEMLKALAHPHRLSIFIRLATCCTPGTMCDANEGAAACVGELGDELGVVPSTLSHHIKELCRAGLIRTERNGRRIECGVNPEALDALSRFFDDLAVGPLAAASQKQREG, encoded by the coding sequence ATGTCGAAGCATCGAAGAATATCAACTGCTCACCTCGCCGAGATGCTCAAGGCGCTGGCGCATCCGCACCGGCTGAGCATCTTCATCCGGCTGGCGACGTGCTGCACGCCGGGGACGATGTGCGACGCCAACGAAGGGGCTGCGGCGTGCGTCGGCGAGCTCGGCGACGAGCTCGGGGTCGTGCCATCGACGCTCTCGCACCACATCAAGGAGCTGTGCCGCGCGGGGCTGATCCGGACGGAGCGCAACGGGCGGCGGATCGAGTGCGGAGTGAACCCCGAGGCGCTCGACGCGTTGTCGCGCTTCTTTGATGACTTGGCTGTCGGCCCGCTTGCGGCCGCGAGTCAGAAGCAGAGGGAGGGCTGA
- a CDS encoding VWA domain-containing protein has translation MKLRTSWFFIGLFIVAATAVAQTTHVAARPFASNVVVPQSRAFASGATGAVEITAVDVGVVIVEQVATTTMDISLRNPTRGRLEAELLVPVPEGAVVRAFTFQGAASEPTAQLLTKEEARSTYERIVAKMRDPAILEFAGSDLVRSSVFPVEAHGTQKVRLSYEHLLPADGDRVDYVLPRSESLEVTVPWNVSVKIKSKTPISTVYSPSHMLDTTRGGDTSVSAKIAANAVTQPGAFRLSYLLERDGVTASLLAYPDPVNGGGYFLLLAGLPASPHRGSNALAIKREVTLVLDRSGSMQGDKLRQVREAALQIIAGLEDGEAFNIIAYNEAVEVFAARPLLKTDETEQKARAWLAGMTARGGTNIHDALLEALRQKPIEGTLPIVLFLTDGFPTIGQTSEITIRNVAMKANAHHRRVFTFGVGVDVNTPLLERIASETRATSTFVLPNEDVEVKVAQVFKRLYGPVLAGPRLELVGADGHSVPSRILDVLPGMLPDLFEGDQLVVLGRYVGEQPLSFAVSGNYLGRQRTFRFTFDLDGATTKNAFVPRLWASRKIALLIDAIRDLGADNGGRTALTDPKIKELVDEIIRLSTEFGILTEYTAFLATEGTDLAQRDEVLRQAMFNFQNRAMNTRQGLASVNQSENASFQRYQYNLNARNEYLDENMKRVAVTSVQQVNDLAFYQRGDRWIDSRVVNARSEPEPARVVRIDSNEFRALVEKLTAENRQGAVSLKGEVILSVDNEVILVTE, from the coding sequence ATGAAGCTGAGAACGTCATGGTTCTTCATCGGATTGTTCATCGTCGCCGCGACCGCCGTTGCTCAGACGACCCACGTCGCCGCCCGGCCGTTCGCGTCGAACGTCGTCGTGCCGCAGTCGCGCGCGTTCGCGTCGGGCGCAACAGGCGCGGTCGAGATCACGGCCGTTGATGTCGGGGTCGTTATCGTCGAGCAGGTCGCCACGACGACCATGGACATCAGCCTGCGCAACCCGACGAGAGGGCGCCTCGAAGCCGAGTTGCTTGTTCCCGTGCCCGAGGGCGCCGTCGTGCGCGCGTTTACGTTCCAGGGCGCAGCAAGCGAGCCGACGGCCCAGTTGCTCACCAAGGAGGAAGCCCGAAGCACGTACGAGCGCATCGTCGCCAAGATGCGCGACCCGGCCATCCTCGAGTTCGCCGGCAGCGACCTTGTGCGCTCGAGCGTCTTCCCCGTCGAAGCGCACGGCACGCAAAAGGTGCGCCTCTCCTATGAGCACCTCCTGCCGGCCGACGGCGACCGCGTCGACTACGTGCTCCCGCGCAGCGAGTCGCTCGAGGTCACGGTGCCGTGGAACGTCTCGGTCAAGATCAAGTCGAAGACGCCGATCTCGACGGTCTACTCCCCGAGCCATATGCTCGATACGACGCGCGGGGGCGACACGAGTGTCTCGGCGAAGATCGCCGCGAACGCCGTGACCCAGCCCGGCGCGTTCCGGCTCTCGTACCTGCTCGAACGCGACGGCGTCACTGCCTCGCTCCTCGCCTACCCCGACCCTGTAAACGGCGGCGGCTACTTCCTGCTCCTCGCCGGCCTGCCCGCGAGCCCACACCGCGGCAGCAATGCACTCGCCATCAAGCGCGAGGTGACGCTCGTGCTGGATCGCTCGGGTAGCATGCAAGGCGACAAGCTCAGGCAGGTGCGCGAGGCCGCGCTGCAGATCATTGCGGGACTCGAGGACGGCGAGGCGTTCAACATCATCGCCTATAACGAGGCCGTCGAAGTCTTCGCCGCGCGCCCGCTCCTCAAGACCGACGAAACCGAACAGAAGGCACGCGCTTGGCTCGCCGGCATGACGGCGCGAGGCGGCACCAACATTCACGATGCGCTGCTCGAAGCCTTGCGGCAGAAACCCATCGAGGGCACGCTGCCCATTGTGCTTTTCCTTACCGATGGCTTCCCGACAATCGGCCAGACTTCAGAGATCACCATCCGCAACGTGGCGATGAAGGCGAACGCACACCATCGGCGCGTCTTCACCTTCGGCGTCGGCGTGGACGTGAACACGCCGCTGCTCGAAAGGATCGCCAGCGAGACGCGCGCCACATCGACCTTCGTCCTGCCCAACGAGGACGTCGAGGTCAAGGTTGCTCAGGTCTTCAAGCGCCTCTACGGCCCCGTGCTTGCCGGTCCACGCCTCGAGCTTGTCGGCGCCGACGGCCACTCCGTTCCGTCGCGCATCCTCGACGTGCTCCCGGGAATGCTGCCCGACCTGTTCGAAGGCGACCAGCTTGTGGTGCTCGGCCGGTACGTAGGCGAGCAGCCTCTCTCGTTCGCCGTGAGCGGCAACTACCTCGGCCGCCAGCGCACGTTCCGCTTCACGTTCGACCTGGACGGCGCGACGACCAAGAACGCGTTCGTGCCACGCCTGTGGGCAAGCCGCAAGATCGCGTTGCTGATCGACGCGATCCGCGACCTCGGCGCCGACAACGGCGGCCGCACCGCGCTTACCGACCCCAAGATCAAGGAACTTGTCGACGAGATCATCCGGCTCTCGACCGAGTTCGGCATCCTGACCGAGTACACGGCGTTCCTTGCCACCGAGGGCACCGACCTCGCTCAGCGCGACGAGGTCCTCCGCCAAGCCATGTTCAACTTCCAGAACCGTGCGATGAACACGCGGCAAGGCCTTGCCTCGGTCAACCAGAGCGAGAACGCGAGCTTCCAGCGTTACCAGTACAACCTGAACGCCCGCAACGAATACCTCGACGAGAACATGAAACGCGTTGCGGTCACGAGTGTCCAACAGGTAAACGACCTCGCGTTCTACCAGCGCGGCGACCGTTGGATCGACAGCCGCGTCGTCAACGCCCGGAGTGAACCAGAACCGGCGCGCGTGGTGAGAATCGATTCGAACGAGTTCCGAGCGCTCGTCGAGAAGCTCACCGCTGAAAACCGCCAGGGCGCCGTCTCGCTCAAGGGCGAGGTCATACTCAGCGTCGACAATGAAGTCATCCTCGTTACCGAATAA